Within Paralichthys olivaceus isolate ysfri-2021 chromosome 19, ASM2471397v2, whole genome shotgun sequence, the genomic segment aaaaaaaaaacacgagcGTCAGGATCCGCACACCCCTAAACACCACCTCACTTTTTCATGGGCTTGCTCAAAGACGGGGGAACGCTCCCCTTCGCTTTCAGGCTGCCTCCAGCCAAtcagctttatttttttattttggctacCGATCATCAAACAGCTCTTAGGGATGGACCAGCCAACTGTTGGCATCCTCGAGGTCTGTGTCCagctcctcatcttcatccagAGGCTCTGGGGTTCGGAGGGCCAGCTCCCGGAGGAAAGCTGGTGAGTAGGCGGGGGGCTGGGACACGGACTTGAGGccaatttttttcttcatgaggTGGAATTGATCACGGATGAAGTTGTAGAAGTCGTACTCGTAACGCATGCGGTGGTACAGCACCTGCAGGGCCTCCAGAGTGGGCGTGTGTTTACGTACTGTGCCTGTCATGTTCCCCATCTTCTTGTAGTCTGCACCAAGACAGAGGAAGTCAGAGACGTAtgtatattttagttttctaaaaaaaaatactgttgacaaaacataaaatttTAAAGCGATACTATGACAAAAAAGGTATTTTCAAATGCCAGTGTACCTGGGCTCTTGTAAATGTTGAGCACTCCAGTAAAGTAATGAGGTAAGAGCCTCTCAAGCATGAGCAGAacatcctccagctcctccaggatcCCCACCAGGAGGTAGTTCTCCAGAACGTTCTGTTTGGCCCTTTCCAAAGCCCACACCCCCGGCTCCCTGGTGGAGGAAGatgaaaagagagtgagagacagaaaagcagAGACATATAGACAGATGCCAGAATGGAAATCTTTATTGACGAGACATTAAATCTTTGGCAATTACCCAATTACTCCAACGTCTCAGGGAGCAAAATCAAAGATCAGAACCGTACCTGCATTGCGGATGCTGTCCACAGAAGTAGGGGATGATGTAGAAAACTCTGGGGTTGGAGCACTCAGGGTAATTCTCTAGAATGCACACGTTGATGTCCTGGAAGCAGatgaatacataaaaataatctaattaaatgtattttcctttCAGTGTTTTCCATATTTGTTCTTGCAAAAACCACTGAATGCATTAcaaggaaacttggtggaaggatgtggtatgagtcaggacaaaacccattacattttggtgctaACCTATTTTAGGGGTGGATcaaggaatctttttttttttttaacattgcaaacAGAATTTTCGCCTGGAAATAACTCCTAGatctagatgaaaaaaataaaaaatgttcaggtgacagatttttctgttgtataatttaaatgtagttttgttGGAGTCATTCaagtttatattattattaatattattctgtttttattacctAACTATGCATTTTTGAGTAGTGTCTCcaacaaaagtttttttcacaTGATTGTATGACAAAGTTCTTGAATCTCCTCTCAAGGAAGAAAAATCTCTAAGAGAAGTGTAATGATTAGCTTCTGCCACAAGAGTGAGCTCTTCACTAGCTCCTCTGCGAACTCAAATTCCTCATCGGTCTCATCAGAGGAACTACAGTCCTGAACAACATCTTGCTCTCAGAGATAAACTCTGCTCCCTCACATCAACAGTCCTCGGAGGCTCATTCCAACAAGAAAACACTAATTAGTGTTTGGATTCAACGGGATGATTTAAGGAGTCAAAAAGAAGGCCATTAGATTAGGGTTAAGAACCCTTGTCTGAACGTGGTAGCcattaaataatgaaacaggaaaacaacacaggaaagattaaaaacaaactagcAGGGGTGAAGCAGGCCAGGCACTGAGTGCTGCGGAACCAGCAGTCAAATCCATGTCAGGTGACGTAAGCTTTATGGATGGCAACAAGTCCTGAGCAACAAAACACTGTGAGAAAGCATGACTCACACACAGGGGCCACGCAGATACACTAAATGTGTATATAGCAGCACATTGCAACCATGAGGCAAAAGGTGTTGTCAGCTGGCGTacgtgaaggtgaagtgaatcTTTAAGTGGAagtgaagtgaaagtgaaatgatTACATCAGAGCGAGCCCTTTAGATTTATGCGCCGATAAGTCTGTAACGACAGAGCGATTTGTCAAAGGCGGCGCTGAGGCCAGTGTGGTCCATCACAGAGATTAAGTCGAGTCAGACAGGACCAGAGGCCCAGACCTTCCCGGGGGAAGCAGACTGCTTTGTGGGGTGAGATGTGAGGGGCCTCGGGGTCCGACCACTGGGAGCCAGGTGACGGAGCTGTTAAAAAAGCCTCACTGACAAGGGCGGAAACACGGCTTAAACAGCAAGAAGCCACGTGTATCCACAGAATCAGTAAGTATAGACGGGTACCATCATCTGATGTTAACAAAAGTATAGGCAAATAGACAAAAAACTAGTCAGACAAACCGTGAATGACATAGTCAGTTATTTTTTCCCCGCAGCTGTGGAACAATTGCGTCTCTGATTCAGTGGCTGTGGGGTTTGTTTGAAATTTACGTCTGTGCTGCGCGATGCACACGGAGCCGGACTTATTGGTGATCAGTGGAGCAAACCACTGGAAAGCTCTtcaaaagaaaccacaacaaaaCCCCAGAGGAATCTTTAGAAAACAGTGCAGAACTGCGCTTTTGTTCGTGTGTACGGGTCGTGTCCGGACTTGCGATGCGTTTGCCCAGCTTTTCTCGGATTCATAATTTCGAGAGCACTTTGCTGTACTTCTTGTCTTTCGTTAATCAAAGAATGGGGGTGTCGGTATATCCAGCGTTGTAAATTATAAGACCATCGTCTTGCCCTGCAGTCTAGAGTTTTCTCTTTGTGATGACTGTTGGATTTCTTTAAAAGTGTAAGAAACTTTTGCAGCCGTTtgagaaaagataaaacactTGCAGAGATTTCAAAGGAAACTCTAGGAACAGTCGTTGAAGTGTTGTACGTTTGAAGTCCGTTCCTACATTCAACTCTATGCTCACCAGGCTAGAAACAGACACAGCGAATGGACTCCGAAAAGTATTTTTCTACCCAATGAAGCACAACACAAAAAGCCCTACAGAAAATCATTTCGAGCCAAATtggaaacagacaaaaaaaaagctgaagaaacagagaaagggGGACAGGAAATGACACGTGTGACACCGTTCCCCTTCATACCTGGCTCGCAGCCAGGAAGTCCCTCCTCTGCGACACTCGATACGGGGCCCTCCTGCCTTGACGTTTAGGGGACCTCTGGGAATCTGGCCACAACTCATTTATATACATCCCGATCAAAAACGCAGACAATTCGCAGTTTCTTTAGAAAGGCCCATTAGTATTTAGAGGAGAGCTCTGGTGTGCACACTCAGGCTCATTGTTCCTATTCTCACTGTGGATTAGACCAACTGAGCAGTCACAGAGACTGAAGCAAAATAGGCCCTAATCTCTACAGTGGCTGGTTCACTCAATGGATTGTATGCATGAATTAAATCAGGAGTAATTGATGAGGTGAACCTTTCCCATGGGACACTTTGACTCGGTTTCTATCAGGGAGCATGGGAGTATAGTGGACCCTGGTCAAATCTCATTTAAACCTgcaataaatacttttttgcCACTTGGGGACGGCAGAAATTGAGCTGTAAACACATCACTGGCACAAATTTAACCTTTTAAATGAATCTTTTCATTAAGTGAGCAAACTGTTACAACATCCAGCAGTTACGGATCATTCGTTTGGTGAGTGGGTTCCTGGCCACTAGAGAAATAACTTTTCCTTTCTGTCAGAAAGTTTagctttatttaaatgtttagttttacttttgtttcgTGTTGGCTTGTTGTCATGAGAAGGTGGACGGCAAAGTTACAATGATTATTTAGGAACAATGTAAATGAtggggatatatatatattttttttttccagcttccTACCACAGTCCAAAGATATGCAGATTGGGGTGAGCTTCATTGGAGACAGTAGGTGTGAAtgagagtgtgaatggttgtttgtctctgtatgtttgtcgtcttgttttgtttattgtgcaGTTGTCGgtttttgtattatatataagtattgtataaaataaaagctttgtggagctgcagggaaGAGTCTGGTGACCTTTCTGTCACGTCTTTAACACCTGATTATATGCAAGCGTGTTGTGACGGTTGCACCTCAGGCGATTCCCTGTGAGACAGATTCCCCtctcttctgtttttaatgtggaGGCATGCAGGGACACGGCTGATACCAGTAAGGCCTCTATTAtatttgtgtaagtgtgtgaatgtgttattGTAAATTTCAGATTAAACGAGAGCAGATGATTTTCACCTGCCGTGGGAATCTCAACTGATtgcaactgtgttttttttttttaccgtgAGAACTCATCTTCAGTCGAGACACTGGATTCTGGATATTTTGCGTGCACATTCATGatcacacgcacacattgtACTTGCTAAGGGgaaataaatacacacttgaCTTTGCATGGTCCTTAAAATAAAGTGACCAGATCAGTCTTTCGAGGCAAAAGGGTTGGCATTTTTAAAACCCGCTGCATTCCTGGAATCTAAATAATTCTAGTCTTTATGTGACACGTCATGCATGTGCTCAGTTACATGTGAGAGTATACTTAGTACACTCTGCATTCAAGTGTCCAGTGCATGCCTCTTTGTAGcgtagtgtatgtgtgtgcgtgtaaaaAGGGGTGTGGGGACCGACGGAAAATCCAAGCTGACCACAGGAATGTCTCAGCAACACGTGCATCAGGTTCCCTCGGCCACGGCTAGAAAACTGACAGTGTTCTTTCATCGACACCTCACAAATTCACCCACTGCAGGGCAGGAAGGGCTAGTGCACACCAGGCAGGGGACAGATCCGAGACCAGCCTGAGCTCTGTACATGCACCAGGACCCTCCAGCTGATGCACACAAGTATTAGAAAGGCTATACTTGTGAGGACATTCACTCTCGGCTGTAAAAACTTGGCCTAGACACCACGCActtaattattaaatattaaaacagaaGGAAATAACTCCCTATTATGTAAAAGTGTTGCTGAGAACCATTGCTGCAGTCTCGTTGGTCCATGGCCAGCTGCCTCCAGTACTCGACACTCTTCGATCTTTCTACTGAAAGctgaattttttatttctagACCTAATCTGTATTAATGTTATGATATTTAGATCAAAGGAGCAAGCTAGAGTATGATTTTCCTTCTTCCTGCCTCTTTCATCGATCATAGCATGTGTGTATTgctttgttttgtaaaatagttTTGGCTGAAACTAAACTTGCTACTTTTTAAAACGTATAGTAAGGAGGTCACCGAGGTCTGCGTTAGTTTGTTTGCAGgaatatgcaaaaactacaggatggattcacacgaaacttggtggaagattAATTtaggtcagggaagaaaaatgaacaaGAAAAGGCTCCTTTTTGACGTTTTCACAGATTTTggacagaataattcatggattttgagtAAAAACATCTGGCATATTTAGTCAactgatatataaatataaacacaatgcaaaataaaagtgtgtgcaatttaggTTGTTGCTGATGTTGTGATTACAGagttaatgttaaataaaagtgaCGCGGAACGAGGCGAAACACTTGACTCATGGGGGAAACGTCACATcctgttttacacacacacacacacacacacacacacacacacacacacacacacacacacacacacacacacacacacacacacacacacacacacacacacacacacacacacacacacacacacacacacacgttagcCAGTCTACAGACACAcagccctccctctcccctttaACTGCAGCGTGGGGCCCCCGTGGTCTGCATACCTTAATAACTCAACTCAcatggtccaaaagtccaaaggAAAGCCGTGCAATACTTAATTACACCCAGTCAGACTCAAGCCAGTATGACATTCTGGCCTTGGCTGCCGACATGGCCTCCTGAGCTCTCAGGGTCTCTGCTGAGGAGTGGGCTCGTGCTTGTGGCTGGATATTGATTTGCCATCAAATCTGGACCAGGTATTGATAGAATCATCTTTGTAGCACTGTAATATTTTTagaaagtgtgttttcatccactgtcttctaatctgtgtgtgtccttcttAAATTCCATTCCTACATTAAACAATTCCCTCTGCCGACTGTACTAAATACCTTATACTCAAATTGTATTTCCGCAGCTCTTTTACCGTGTAAAACTCACGCAGAGATCAAAAATGGCCATGTGGTAATTTAAGTATGCCTCCAAATGGCGTGTACTGATAACTGTGAGATGCATTGCCCTCAGTGTGATGCTACAGGGGTAAACAACTCTGCAGGCCACATGTAGCATACTGAGTTTGTGATGTATTTACACTAAATCAGGTCTCTAATTGGAATCATAATCAGATTGAAATATTAGGTAAGCATCAGGCTGCCACGGCCTCTCACCCTCCAGCGACAACATGTGTACAACATTTTTAAAGAGACAAGAATGTGTTTAACGCATTTCTGTACTGAATAAATGTTTAGTTATTTATCATCAGCATTTAGGAAGTTAATGTTTTGCCAATGTAACAAACAGTGATCTCAAATGCATGAAACCTTTATGATGTAGTTGACACCAAACACACCTAAAAATTATATCCATGAGATTAATTTCTTAAAACGATGTTTTGTGCAAGATCATACAGCCAGTATCATAACCACTTCTCCGtactataaatacaaataactgTAAATGCCTCATAATTATAGGGAATTACaatgaaacatttcacttcTTGTTTCAGCTGAGGGTCTGTTTATGAAACCAGCTGGCCCATGCATTAGTGTTTCAAACCATAAACATCTGTGGCATTGATTTCATTAATGTCCATATGAGAGTACATTTtcttttgggcactgggacccaGATGAAAAGTAGATAAAGGATAAAACGTAAGTTTATTACACTGGGTGGTTTTTCTATTGGCATCACAACATGGTGACCACATGTGGTGCTTTATCAAAAGCCACAGTTTACAGCTGTAGTTTCATTACAAGTGCTATGGTTTTACATATAGTGAGGACCCacagactgtagataaagatagacgacatgacagctcatggtatttttacttaatttctggatagtggaaggaagtggagacatgtcatccatctttatatacagtctatctTAGGGCCTCACTGTGgcagtttattttaaatacattccAACATCTATCagtgatgaaaataattttaaaagtaATGAATCTATTTAAATCACAGGACTAAACATGTCCTCTGTATCTCTATATAACATTTTCTAAAACTATCAAATATTTTTGTCAGGCTAAAACCTGTTCTGTATCTCTACATGattatgtgaaataaaaaaaatacacctaCTGCAAAATAAACCCGATCAAtcaaaagacagagacaataaTGAACTGTTGCTTGAAAACAAAAGTCTCACCAGGTATCTCTCATCATCTTTCATCCCTGGCGTGCGGATGAGGTGGTTCTGCTCGCCCCTCCAGTCACCAAAGCGACGGAAGAAGTAGTTGGAGAGGAACCGGTTGATGGGATCCCGGATTATGTTGATATAGACAGGCTGCTCTATCCTGAACCTGATGGAGGCAAATGAAAACGTACGTTAGCGCCGTCTGCCCGTATGAACCTACATATGAAATGAATCACACTGGGAGttcatgtgtttactgcacCTGGTGAAGTTGAGGAAGTGAACATGCCGTGTGTAGAGGAACGGCTGAGGGATATTGCTGATGTTCTTCATGAGATCCACCTGAAATTcaacaaacacaccacacacaggaATCACGTGATTAGAGAGAGTGAAACACTGTAAATATGGGCAACCAACTGAGATGAGGGCAGATCCAGCCTTCATTACTACTGCATACATTCATGGtagaaatcaaattaaattcattaaCCCTTGAGCGTCCCCAATGAGAGGaagtgtttttcttattttccactacaaaaaaataatacagCAAAGAAACATAATCCCTGACAAAGAAATTCCCTTATCAATAAATACAggcaaaataatgttttaatataaaacaatgttgggaaaaatctgtgaaaaaatgtaaagaaaccTGCCCTTtgttgaaatgttaaataaagtgataaaaaaaaatactggaaCTGCTCCGTGATCgtgatccacaccaaaatttcatgcgttctttcctgacccacaacacatccttccaccaagtttagtaGTAATCTGTCCAGcaggtttttgtgtaatcttgtttacGAACAAACATACAATCCCACCAACAAACAAATTGACAAAGAGCTGCTTTAGGTGTCGTCAAATAGAAACAAAGATATACACGTCGAGTGTTGAAATGAGCACATGGATAAAAAGTACTTTGTCTGTAGATTAACCTGGCACCTTGATTTGGATTGCATAATCCCACATCGCAGACTGGCTTCACCACAATTTCCATCTTTGCCTTGAGTACAAAAACTAgagtaaaataatattattgttCTGTTCATCTGGCAATAGTCACCACCACAGCTCGTTCCCCCTCGGTCATGTCACACACAGGAAAGCCAACATTTAAAATGCCGTTATTCCAgctctgttcttcctctgcagaaaaaaaactaacttcCTAAAGGCTTTCCAGGTCTGCATGGAGAGTCAGGCTTACAGTGGCCAAAACAAACGTGAGGTATCACGGCAGGACAACATTCAGATTCAACAGAGCATCAGCTGCCGATGAAACCTTGACTCTAAGAGCACAGACAGAGGAAAACTTTCAGAGGAAATTGATGTAATCTGTCGCTTGGTAAAGTGGCGGTTcttaacacaaacaacaacagacacaacaagttcttctctctttccttctttctttttaatttgatgtcAAGAGTAAATCATAAAAATGAGGTAAAACATCCACGTTAAAAATTGGGGTGACACTTACAGACAGCATCTTTAAAATACTAGCATTTCGCTGTATGGTTTATTATTGTCATCACTCAAAGATTACAACTCTATGCACCATGAACTCTTTCTGAACGCTGTCcaactttatttcatttccctTCATATCTGATTCTGAGGCTGGTATTCTGTGCTATCCTGGTGAATCACACTTTGTGCAGCTCTGAGACCTCTCTGGCAAAAGCCATTGATCCGCAGAGGAACTTCTTTGAATGTGCTGCTCTTATAAACTGCGCACAGGCACCTGTTACGTCACAGCCGGACTATTTGGACAGCAACAGTAATATGTATACTTGTTTATGTACACAGGGCAGTTAATCTGAGGCCCCAGTCAGATTCAGGCTTCacaccctccctctcctctatAAACTCAGTAGATTTCCACTCGCTCTGCTTGCACTTTCTGTGGACGTCTCCTGCTGCACAGTGTAAATTCAAAAACTTTCATTAGTGCTGCACACTTTATTCCACCACCCAGTCCGCACTCTGTCTGCAGCAATccattttaaaaagaagttcAGACTGAGAATAAACTCTCACCCATTAGTCGAGACCAATTAGCCAAGAGCTAACCTCTgatgcccccccacccccactcagGTCGACGTGCAGACGCTGAGCACATTTGATgcatgtgcccccccccccgtttaCCAAGCAGGgctgcagggagacagagggaaggtGGTGGAGGACAGTCTGAGATTCCTGGCATACCTGCCACCTCCCCGACCCCCGTCTCCCCCTAAGCCCCCGCGGTGTCCTCACAGGGTTCAGAAAGGGAAGCGGAGGAAAAGGAGCAACAACCACAGAACACAGCTCTgacccacagactgtatataaagagctcTGACCCCGCACTCAACTTTGTTTCTATGAGTCGCATTGAAAAACCAATGAGCCTGAACAACCGACACCTGTAGAGACAAACATGGCGGTCAGACTCCAGGTCTCGGGTTAGGCTCGTGTCCTCACATTAAACTCTTGATTGATTTCTAAAGACCGAGGATTGTTTGTCAcctgcctcctctctgctgcacgTGAGCTCCGCTGTCAAACCCGGAAGTGCCAAACCTGTGCTGGAGGGTACCATCTGATTATGAACAGGGGTTACCCCGGGGGGAAGGCACCAAGTATGGAAGagttggagggggggggttgagtgTCAGTGGAACAATCCTGTTTGAATTGGTTTTGAGAACTTATATGGAGCCACATGGGTGTTTGGTAAGTTTGTTATATAAAAGAGAATATTATTTTGTGTGCACCAAGTGTAATCTCCCTTTTTTTGGgagtttgactttttatttttgtagttttgttaccagtattattttctttaaatatttatatttttccatctgtccttattttctttaaaatcagGCCTGCACTGTAAATATTGCTGCAGGGGGAATTAAGCTGcaactaaaaaataaatacattcagtcTGAATAACTGGgtttgtctcagtgtttgtgccataACCGCTTGGGCCGACCCTACAGACTCCAATTGAATATTTGGTAAGTGACCAAAATCAGCTTCTAAATCCACTTTCAGACATATactccggaaaatgtccagaaaaattTGGACCAGACTTTTTCAGGGGTTTCCCTTTAACGTATGAAGAACACTGCAGAAGACGGTCCAGGTCAGATCCATTTGCAACAACGGGGAAATGTCGGGAACGTTCAGATGAGAGGTGGCGCCTGCGAAGAGCCGTAATCACTTGCCAACCTTGCAACTTGTTAGAGAATTTCAGTGCTGGCTTTTTTCGCAAATGCTCTCAAATCTCATAGAACCCTGAGATacttgtattcttccagttatgcgtttgttgtgtgttagaaacgtcattaACACCTCCTCTCATTTACTGTGAAtcttctcacatgggctcattcatAAACATTTTCAGGATATTTTACGGGCAAAAAAAGttgcagaaaatgtctggagcaactgatgTAGACTCTCAAATAATGTCTGGAAAATGCCCAGACCTCAGTTCATGTCTATTTCAGTGAAGCTGTTGAGATGCTTCAGGGTAAGAAGTAAATAGAGTATTTGCTTATATGGGCCCAGACACTTTTTGcagtttgtgtatctgtggctGAGTGATGCAGATAAACACATGGTCCACGGCTGCAGAGCATCTGTCTGCTGGTTCATATTTTTGGAGGCCACAGAATCCCACATTAACACAGACATACCAACAATGAAGATGCTGTCTTTCTGTCCCTgagggtctttttttttttccccagttttCAGGAAATGTCTTAAACTTCTCTATCCCACTAAGCTCGTTTCCCCAGTGCTGAAAGGTACAGATGGGTCACTGCAAAGTTCCAAGAAGTTCCAAGCGAGGCACCTCCTCTTTTTGGGCAAACCACAAACAAGACATCAACCCCGGGCAAACCCATTAGTGGACAACTGGGAGAGCGGGCAGGAAGATGGTCCACTAACTGTACCCCTGAGCCATAACCACGGCTGATGAGAACAGCATTTCTAAACTTAGGTGACGCACGTCTGAATCTGCATAAGTCAACACGCAGAGAACTACACGAAGACAGACACAGAAtcactcacagacacaagcaCAGACGTACACTCTTTAAACCTGGCCCCCTTGCACAGACACTGGAATGCACACTGTTTCTGAGGAGCGCTGCTTGGGACCATTCACAGAGATGTTTTATGTCCAGAAAATGAATGAGTGTAATGGTGttctgccactgtgtgtgcagcCAGCGATTCAGGGTTTTGATGAATGAGTAAACAAGAAGCTGTTTCAATATTGACTCTAAACATTTACATCAAATCGGTCAGTAATGGCCTGCACATTTTTAGCTCCTGCTGACCGTTCACAAACTGTTAGCAGCAGCTTATCCCACAAGGATCCTGTCAATATAGCGCGATGTGAGGATGTGAGTCATCGGTGCATTACTCCCACACAAACAGTTAGTCACTTTCTCACCCCGGTGATACGTTGCGTTAATGGGAAATGTCAATGACAGGAGTGTATGTGAGGAAGCAAATGTTACAGACACCTCAAGCAGTTACACACAGCTTAG encodes:
- the usta gene encoding uronyl 2-sulfotransferase a isoform X1 — protein: MMKNFSGSPLHSNSPTPNHVRERNNRKYSALSALLPLRFSLRGYGFCMATLFLFCFGSLFYQLNGGPPKILLDIRQYLGVCGKNLWSVKMPSGRLFIHKDRLARQLVSCPHVHNQRRGESTYLDDHGPTVPRVLPFPSQVVYNRVGKCGSRTVVILLRLLAEKHQFNLVSSDIHNKTRLTKHEQVDLMKNISNIPQPFLYTRHVHFLNFTRFRIEQPVYINIIRDPINRFLSNYFFRRFGDWRGEQNHLIRTPGMKDDERYLDINVCILENYPECSNPRVFYIIPYFCGQHPQCREPGVWALERAKQNVLENYLLVGILEELEDVLLMLERLLPHYFTGVLNIYKSPDYKKMGNMTGTVRKHTPTLEALQVLYHRMRYEYDFYNFIRDQFHLMKKKIGLKSVSQPPAYSPAFLRELALRTPEPLDEDEELDTDLEDANSWLVHP
- the usta gene encoding uronyl 2-sulfotransferase a isoform X2 produces the protein MMKNFSGSPLHSNSPTPNHVRERNNRKYSALSALLPLRFSLRGYGFCMATLFLFCFGSLFYQLNGGPPKILLDIRQYLGESTYLDDHGPTVPRVLPFPSQVVYNRVGKCGSRTVVILLRLLAEKHQFNLVSSDIHNKTRLTKHEQVDLMKNISNIPQPFLYTRHVHFLNFTRFRIEQPVYINIIRDPINRFLSNYFFRRFGDWRGEQNHLIRTPGMKDDERYLDINVCILENYPECSNPRVFYIIPYFCGQHPQCREPGVWALERAKQNVLENYLLVGILEELEDVLLMLERLLPHYFTGVLNIYKSPDYKKMGNMTGTVRKHTPTLEALQVLYHRMRYEYDFYNFIRDQFHLMKKKIGLKSVSQPPAYSPAFLRELALRTPEPLDEDEELDTDLEDANSWLVHP